Proteins from a genomic interval of Neodiprion lecontei isolate iyNeoLeco1 chromosome 2, iyNeoLeco1.1, whole genome shotgun sequence:
- the LOC107222376 gene encoding protein CWC15 homolog has translation MTTAARPTFEPARGGQGRGEKDLSAISKQYSSRDLPSHTKLKYREYGQGTTDELRSRDFRKELDEREREKEKASNRRMIEPANRDGSAVAAKRQKIDQVPAASLDADDPLDEDDSDSDSDEDDTVALLAELQRIKKERAADQAKKEIEKRQEEERIRMENILSGNPLLNYSAQPGRTDMKVRRRWDDDVVFKNCARSEPEKKRDVFINDSLRSEFHRKFMEKYVK, from the exons ATGACTACAGCTGCGAGGCCGACGTTCGAGCCAGCGCGCGGAGGTCAGGGACGCGGAGAGAAGGATTTGAGCGCAATTTCTAAACAATACTCGAGCAGAGATCTGCCGTCTCACACGAAATTGAAATACAG AGAGTACGGACAGGGAACAACAGATGAGTTGAGAAGCCGTGATTTCCGCAAAGAGTTGGATGAACGTGAGCGGGAAAAAGAGAAGGCGTCGAACCGTCGCATGATTGAACCTGCAAATCGTGATGGTTCAGCTGTCGCAGCAAAAAGACAGAAAATCGATCAAGTACCAGCAGCTAGTTTGGATGCCGACGATCCATTGGACGAAGACGATTCCGATTCTGACAGCGATGAGGATGACACAGTCGCATTACTTGCTGAACTTCAGCGCATAAAGAAAGAACGTGCCGCCGATCAAGCCAAAAAA gaAATAGAAAAGAGACAAGAGGAGGAGCGGATACGCATGGAAAACATCCTTTCCGGTAACCCACTTCTCAATTATTCAGCTCAGCCTGGCCGTACAGACATGAAAGTGAGAAGGAGGTGGGACGATGATGTGGTTTTCAAGAATTGTGCACGCTCAGAACCTGAGAAAAAGCGGGATGTGTTCATAAATGACTCGTTAAGAAGTGAATTCCATCGAAAGTTTATGGAAAAGTATGTGAAATGA